agtacatgtacatcacagaGAGTCACTACAACAGCACTAAATGGGTGAGAGCTATTGCTTCAAGACGTTCCTCCACAACAAACAATTCCGGTCCTATGTATGGTGTTTTTCTCCCCGTGGTTATCTCCACTTTGATACGTACATCTTACGTGGGTTCCCCTCTGTTCCAAGGTTCCATAATATACAACCCATCGTCCTCGTGCTCCCCTATCCCCCTCTTAGCTTCCAACCATTTATTTCATCGTCTGAAATAGGTGGTGGCACGTGACTAATTATCCGGCCGCGGCGATTCCAGTAAATTATCCCCCAACTCATACTAgtacaaacagacagacaacgTGATCATACACACATATCTTTAAAGTCGTATCCAGCTGGCCAATATTCACTTCTTTGAGACGAGCGAGCGGGTTTGTGCGAATCTTCATGCAGGTTTTCTGGTTAGCCTACACAGAAATATACACACAGGATGTTCGTTAAAAATGCCGCATCATAATTTCTAAGAAATTTCAGTGATAATTATTGTAACAATGTAAAGGAATAAATCTTAagcttaaataaaaatattagaatCTATCACATTAATACTTTTAGGCAACGTACCTTATTACTACATTTCTATGAAAGAGCGAAGGCCTTCAAATCCAGTGCGGAACAGGAAGGGGTTGGGCATGGGAACACATTGGAGGAAATGGCAGCGCATCTTGTAcatgtgcatatacatgtataaatatatggaACCTTGGAACAGGGAAAATTTCAGGTGACCCTGAGCTTTACATTAGTCATTGTGTCGATGTATAGGGGAAGCTTGGCGCCGGTGTCTGGTTTGTAGTAGAAGCCTCCACACTGGTTGCTGATGGGAGGGGCTAGACCTTGACCGACCATCATGTGACCTCCACCCCAACCTAACCTCCACCCCAGCGACATTTACATGCTGTAATCgctattttttcaataacaaaTTGGCTATTTGAcggctgtacatgtacatacaaatttaCCATATTTATCCGAATTTATTCCATCCGTTCTTAGATGGCAAATTGACGCACTATCGGACGAATTAAAAAATTGCTATTGTACAAAAAGTAAGAAATAGAATTTAGATACTAAATTAAAATTGTGCACaaattataattcaaatttacGAATATAAATCAAGTTTCCTTTACAAACGTTTCTTAAAAAATAGAAGAAAGTATAATTATTTATGTGACAatcttctaaattataaaatatattgaatttcaaatgGAATGTAgaatgtacttacatgtactttaaaaaaaaaattctgtacaaTACTTTTGGATTTaattcattgaaattaatttaaaaagttactgaaaggggggggggggggttgtataACAACGATCTGAATAAATCTACAATGGAGTCGATGAGGTCGGTGCAAGGTCTGAGCCTCGCCCCCCGTCAACGCAGCTTGACAGTTTGGGGGAGGGGAGAGATTCGCCGGAGGGGGTAGGAGATAGAGACTCCCGGGACACACATCTGTGGAGGGGGTtcccctcctcctcctcctcctcctgtCTCCACGTCTCTGTGATGAACctctgaaattaaaaagatagaggAAACTTTGAGTctcattttaaaagattttgataTAGGCGTTCGCGGATCCAGATTTTATCCCCACAATGAAGGTTGGAGGGCTCTCGGacctattctcttttgagaagtggacaggcatagcctacatctccatgtaggctatgcctgtccacctctcaaaagagaataggtCCGAGGGATAATTATACTAGCCATAAATACTTTAAGCCCATTTTTGGTAACTTAAATCTGTGAATCTAATAACTACCCCATCTATATTGCCAATGTGTTATTTTAACAGATATATAACGGGATTGGGTATGGGTTGAACTCATTCAGAGAATTGCTAATATTGCAATAGATGCATGCTTTAAGAAACAATGTCGTACATTTCTGATTGAAATCAACAATCGAGTTGACAGTGATGTCAACAAGGTACATGCACTATCAATGGaacttttcttccttttttgagTTACATACAGAAGATAAGACTTTCCTAACTGACAAATAAGGTTGCATTAGTTAGAAATGATACAGAATACGTGAGATACTACGCCTATACACATAACTTTACCCATATAAATGTTCGTTTTACTTACCATTACTGCAGGCCCCTTGGTCAGCAAAGCTATGGTGCTTGCTGACAGCACAACGGTGGGCTGGAACAAAGAAGAACAAATCATTGATTAAAACTGGTGTACTAGTATTACTAAGGTTGCATGCGGTACTttcaataatgtaaatatacaaatacaaagaaTACTCAAATAGCAAAGCTCAAGCGCGGATCTAGCGGAGGTTGAGGAGGGGCCTCGGAAACACCACACTCTCTGCTAAAAAATTATCCCTTTGATCCctcccttattttttttttcaatctgcaAATGTAGCTAAATAAACCAAAGAAGAAAATTAGACGAGGCACTGGTTGCTTACCAAAAACCCCATGCCACAAGTCTGGCCGAGCTCTGTCATCATCTGACATGCAATGTCAGCCATCTTCTCtctgaaattcaaaacaataaataatttatgctCTGATATctgttaatttttcttttatataagaaaaattgttttcaaaaatatttttaagcatcGACTTACCTGGTAAAGAGAGGGAAAGGTTTATTAAAACCGAACATATCCAAAACTTATTCTCTAGCGGCAgcgcaaacaaacaaaacttaaGTTATTACTAGCTTagtaattgtgacgtcacaaccCGTcatgcattgtgacgtcattggATTGACCCCAGTAGGATAGCCTGacattatagcattgaatcatgattttttgaagtatacactctcataactgccgcggtgtgtgcatacaaattgagtaacgcgcgttagcgcgttatgaaaatttgtatgcacacaccgcggcagttatgagagtgtatacttcaaaaaatcatgatttaatgcttatatttacatttttttaacttcttgccttgtctgcaaatgtgaattataccttaaaattccgatcttatcctaagggtaagttaacattaatggaagagccacagtaacagccacaagcgtgaactttgattttcgcttgtgacgttgcagtttacagcgttcaacgtttgtgacgtcataataaaactcgtcaatttgacctttgactacttgttgcatttagaggcatttaaacatcacggaatttaatggaaaaacacagtagaatgtaaatataggtcaataaattttgtgtttgaaatattcTCTTATCTGCTAATAACTCCtcattcttctttttttcagaaaaagcataattcagtttgatttacaTGCATTCCAAAATTTCACCCAATCTGTGTGTGACGGAGAGTTGGTTATGGAATTATAGCCAATTGGGTTAATCGCAACTCGTTCCAAAAATATCGATGAATCTTACCACGGGTCTATGACAACTCATCGAAAGACAACtcatcgaaaaaaattcatcgATGAGTTGTCGTCATCCACGAGATGTCTTTCGTTGACATGTCACGTCGGTGAGTTTTATTTTCGATTAGTTGACTTTCGATGAGTTGTCGCATTCGGCGAGTTGTCTTTCGATGAGATGTCCGGCACCGCTCTGAAGCTCCGATTCCTCAATTACACAATGTACCATACCCGTTTTGATTTTTGCATCCACGCCTGTTTTTATGCTCATAAATATTAAGGTAGATCGTGTCACAGGGGCCAATCTTTATTtatatggttacattgaaattaatgttaaaacgggctcgGCCCCTGTGGATCGTGTGTTTTATATGTGTAGCGTCGCTGGTATGGGATTCAATTAGCGCCCCATCTATTTGGTATGGCATCTTTCCCCATTTTGCTTTGCAATTAATCTTATAAGAATAAATGATGCAAAATACCGTCCTATGATAATGCATGTAAGCGATGAAAGAATGCGTtcgttgttttgtttttgataaacggcaaaataatttatgaagGATATCAGTCTCGGGTGGCCATTCGTCTTATATGTACATCCCTTATGACTACTTTGTCTTCGGAGATTTGTCAACACATTAATTATTATGCATGAAGACTAATACAGGTCTTGAGGTACAATTCACTAGTACTTTGTGCCTATTTACATGATTACGATGTCCAGGTTACACATGACTGCATGATGCGAGTCTTCAGGATTTTTATAAGTGCATGACAGAGCAGAAATTTCTGttgccaaataaaacaaattatataattaggctattatatgtaagtaagtaagtaaatgaattattatagTGACGTGTTTTATGAAcaaataaagatacatgtatatgatataatgCCTTAATGAATAAACACCCGGCCCATCGGACCTATATGTCACCTTATAAACATGAATATACAAATAATTGTCCCCCGTGACAGCAAATAGTTGCTTCCTACAGAAGAAAAATTTATTTGTCGATTTGCATGTTTTCTTCATGATAAAATGAGTTATCGGACTTCGAATGTAATGTTTGCGACTCGAATTACGTCAAAGTTTCGAGTTTAAAAACTATGAAAATCAAATGCCGCTGGCTAATAGTTTTGATGGCTACaaattcaccatgggcagatagaaCGAAAGCTATTCCATGGTTAGATGGGATACACTGTATCATGTTTATTCGACGAAAtttcaaatagaaaatattctcagaggtataataatatatacattgtgacaatggttttctcgggggggttaccccccgccccccccccaaataaaaaaaaaaacaacaaaaaacaggCACTATATATTGTgacatgttttgatttcaatcAATGCATCAATGAATTTTGTGGATGGAAAAGAATAGTCTTACACATACTATGGCAAAATGATAGCGTTTAAATTGAATTGCATTctttttcaaagtgtttgttGGAGACGCATGACCTAATAGTCTGCATAACTGCAGAGACTTTCTGTTAATACACAGAACAGGCCATAGGAAATGTGGCCAAGGTGCTTTTAGCAAAAATGATATTTGAGAGAAGTCGTTAGAGATTTGAACGTTGAGATCTTAGAACGAATCAGGGTATTAGAGAACGGGATAAAACAAATTAGATATTTGAGACttgcaaataaataaagaacACGCCTAATTTTGACAAGCAGTTGTCATGTCAtatttgggagttgattttaatcaactctcctatgcagttactctggcaaaccgaaagtgaaacagtgtttggacctaagcacaaatcatcaccgctgacaagacttagttcttgaaaataatagaaaaattcaaagtaatgtatgctgaagcattgtttttcaaggaaactttgaaaatagtaagattttatgtaatacgcacaactaagatatttttatagtctcatgtattcctacgccagagtttaatatagcctcgttcaaccaaacgctcggctgtctccgtaaatctccgacaagcagaaaggttctcttgcttgtcggagattaacggagacagccgagcgtctggttgaacgagactatatttcgatatcaatagtgcttggatccataaaaatttttgaattgcttcgattactaatacatagtttgaaatctatctttaaatattacacaacatgattcatatggggtttctcgaaattcttgtaggaaaattctaaaattcatataataaaaaagtgcgtaattcaaatacagactagaaactaattgccatgcaagataagtttatataaaataaatgataatcgataaaatcaactcccgtcacaCTACCCGGTAAATTCATGATTTACAACATGGTAGTTATATGAAAACGCAAAGGAAAAGAGTGCAAGAGGGCTACAAAGTCATTAAAGGACGGACGGTCAGCAGACTCAAGAAAAGGTCTGCTGGTAAGATTTCTTTAAACTTGGTAACAAAAAGGTGGACGTACAATTTTCAAAGGTTAAAATCATGTGCGTTTATAACTTTGCTTTAGCTTGTAGCTGCACAATAAATGCAGAAAACGTCATAGTAAACGGAGGAGCTGTGACATTTGGAAGCATAGGGTGAACTCATCGATGGCTTTAAGGTGTCTGGTGTTCATACTTTTGGAATTATTCTTAATGATACTGAAAAGTTTTGTAACAATCATTGCTAATGAATTAAGATATCAACAAACCAATTGTTTGATTTGATGTCTTGGTCATTAACGACTATATCTTCTAATGAAACCCTATAAACtgtcatgttgtgaattttgaatttaccggcagtaaatacaaaattcacaacatgacaACTCCTTTTAAACCATCGATGATATTTTTGCTTTTTGCTCATTATTGATGGGAAACGTGCTGTGTTTTTGGTTATGTTtgtgaggttttttttatttacgacACCTTGCTTGAGATTATATTAATTTCCGTATTTTTTTCCTACTTTGGTCCTTCCAGtgtc
The nucleotide sequence above comes from Magallana gigas chromosome 2, xbMagGiga1.1, whole genome shotgun sequence. Encoded proteins:
- the LOC117681825 gene encoding uncharacterized protein, with the protein product MFGFNKPFPLFTREKMADIACQMMTELGQTCGMGFLPTVVLSASTIALLTKGPAVMRFITETWRQEEEEEEGNPLHRCVSRESLSPTPSGESLPSPKLSSCVDGGRGSDLAPTSSTPL